The Siniperca chuatsi isolate FFG_IHB_CAS linkage group LG7, ASM2008510v1, whole genome shotgun sequence genome includes a window with the following:
- the ehd2b gene encoding EH domain-containing protein 2b isoform X2 — protein sequence MSRWGRKNVKKAPEVIRTVTEGLKSLYRKKLLPLEQFYGFHDFHSPSLEDADFDNKPMVLVVGQYSTGKTTFIKYLLEQDIPGSRVGPEPTTDCFTAIMHGEVEGVIPGNALIVDPNKPFRKLNPFGNTFLNRFQCAQMPNQVLESISIIDTPGILSGAKQRVSRGYDFPAVLRWFAERVDRIILLFDAHKLEISDEFSEAIGALKGNEDKLRVVLNKADMVGTQQLMRVYGALMWSLGKVFGTPEVLRVYIGSFWSEPLMVTDNRKLFELEEEDLFADIQNLPRNAALRKLNDLVKRARLVRVHAHIISYLKQEMPSVFRKDNKKKNLIYQLPVIFSKIQLQHNISAGDFPDCAKMQEQLMVHDFTKFKTLKPNLMTALDELLSADIAKLMPLLRQEELEAGEQLGVQGGAFIGTRAGPFNEGDPFAEENGEGCEEEDDWVVTKDKPKYDEIFYNLAPNEGKLSGIKAKDWMVSSRLPNSVLGRIWKLSDVDHDGMLDDEEFALASHLIEVKLEGHGLPPELPTRLIPPSKRRQKGSDA from the exons ATGTCACGCTGGGGGCGAAAAAATGTGAAGAAGGCGCCTGAGGTGATCCGCACTGTGACAGAAGGGCTCAAGTCCTTGTATCGTAAGAAGCTGCTGCCTCTGGAGCAGTTCTATGGTTTCCATGATTTCCACTCTCCCAGTCTAGAAGATGCAGACTTTGATAACAAGCCTATGGTGCTGGTGGTGGGACAGTACTCCACTGGAAAAACAACATTCATCAA GTATCTACTGGAGCAGGATATTCCTGGAAGCAGGGTGGGACCCGAACCCACCACTGACTGCTTCACTGCTATCATGcatggggaggtggagggagtcATCCCTGGGAACGCCCTTATTGTAGACCCTAACAAGCCTTTCCGCAAACTCAACCCTTTTGGAAACACCTTCCTCAACAG GTTCCAGTGTGCCCAGATGCCCAACCAGGTCCTGGAGAGTATCAGCATTATTGACACACCAGGGATCCTGTCCGGTGCTAAACAGAGAGTGAGCCGAG GCTATGACTTCCCAGCTGTGCTGCGCTGGTTTGCGGAGCGTGTGGACCGCATAATCCTGCTGTTTGATGCCCATAAACTGGAGATATCAGATGAGTTCTCCGAGGCCATCGGTGCCCTGAAAGGCAATGAGGACAAGCTGCGTGTGGTGCTCAACAAGGCAGACATGGTGGGCACCCAGCAGCTGATGCGAGTGTACGGTGCACTCATGTGGTCCCTCGGGAAGGTGTTTGGCACCCCAGAGGTTCTGCGCGTCTACATTGGCTCCTTCTGGTCAGAGCCGCTGATGGTTACAGACAACCGTAAGCTGTttgagctggaggaggaggatctGTTCGCTGACATCCAAAACCTTCCTCGCAATGCAGCTTTACGCAAGCTGAACGACCTGGTCAAGAGGGCGCGTCTGGTTAGG GTCCATGCTCACATCATCAGCTATCTGAAGCAAGAGATGCCTTCTGTCTTCAGGAAGGACAATAAAAAGAAGAATCTGATCTACCAGctgccagttattttctctAAGATACAGCTACAGCACAACATTTCTGCTGGAGACTTCCCAGATTGTGCCAAGATGCAG GAGCAACTGATGGTTCATGATTTCACCAAGTTCAAAACCTTGAAACCTAATCTGATGACAGCCTTGGATGAGTTGCTCTCCGCTGACATTGCCAAACTGATGCCCCTCCTGCGGCAGGAGGAGCTCGAAGCAGGTGAGCAACTAGGTGTGCAGGGTGGAGCCTTCATTGGGACCCGAGCCGGACCGTTCAATGAGGGTGACCCCTTTGCCGAGGAGAACGGAGAGGgatgtgaggaggaggatgattgGGTGGTGACCAAAGACAAGCCCAAATATGATGAAATCTTCTATAACCTCGCTCCCAATGAGGGGAAACTGAGCGGCATCAAGGCTAAGGACTGGATGGTGAGCTCCCGCCTGCCCAACTCGGTGCTGGGTCGCATCTGGAAGCTGTCGGATGTGGACCACGATGGCATGCTGGATGATGAAGAATTTGCTCTGGCCAGCCACCTGATTGAGGTCAAACTGGAGGGCCATGGTCTACCCCCTGAGCTTCCCACACGTCTGATCCCACCTTCCAAACGCAGGCAGAAGGGTTCTGATGCATAG
- the ehd2b gene encoding EH domain-containing protein 2b isoform X1: MSRWGRKNVKKAPEVIRTVTEGLKSLYRKKLLPLEQFYGFHDFHSPSLEDADFDNKPMVLVVGQYSTGKTTFIKYLLEQDIPGSRVGPEPTTDCFTAIMHGEVEGVIPGNALIVDPNKPFRKLNPFGNTFLNRFQCAQMPNQVLESISIIDTPGILSGAKQRVSRGERGGKGGKGYDFPAVLRWFAERVDRIILLFDAHKLEISDEFSEAIGALKGNEDKLRVVLNKADMVGTQQLMRVYGALMWSLGKVFGTPEVLRVYIGSFWSEPLMVTDNRKLFELEEEDLFADIQNLPRNAALRKLNDLVKRARLVRVHAHIISYLKQEMPSVFRKDNKKKNLIYQLPVIFSKIQLQHNISAGDFPDCAKMQEQLMVHDFTKFKTLKPNLMTALDELLSADIAKLMPLLRQEELEAGEQLGVQGGAFIGTRAGPFNEGDPFAEENGEGCEEEDDWVVTKDKPKYDEIFYNLAPNEGKLSGIKAKDWMVSSRLPNSVLGRIWKLSDVDHDGMLDDEEFALASHLIEVKLEGHGLPPELPTRLIPPSKRRQKGSDA, encoded by the exons ATGTCACGCTGGGGGCGAAAAAATGTGAAGAAGGCGCCTGAGGTGATCCGCACTGTGACAGAAGGGCTCAAGTCCTTGTATCGTAAGAAGCTGCTGCCTCTGGAGCAGTTCTATGGTTTCCATGATTTCCACTCTCCCAGTCTAGAAGATGCAGACTTTGATAACAAGCCTATGGTGCTGGTGGTGGGACAGTACTCCACTGGAAAAACAACATTCATCAA GTATCTACTGGAGCAGGATATTCCTGGAAGCAGGGTGGGACCCGAACCCACCACTGACTGCTTCACTGCTATCATGcatggggaggtggagggagtcATCCCTGGGAACGCCCTTATTGTAGACCCTAACAAGCCTTTCCGCAAACTCAACCCTTTTGGAAACACCTTCCTCAACAG GTTCCAGTGTGCCCAGATGCCCAACCAGGTCCTGGAGAGTATCAGCATTATTGACACACCAGGGATCCTGTCCGGTGCTAAACAGAGAGTGAGCCGAGGTGAGAGAGGTGGCAAAGGTGGCAAAG GCTATGACTTCCCAGCTGTGCTGCGCTGGTTTGCGGAGCGTGTGGACCGCATAATCCTGCTGTTTGATGCCCATAAACTGGAGATATCAGATGAGTTCTCCGAGGCCATCGGTGCCCTGAAAGGCAATGAGGACAAGCTGCGTGTGGTGCTCAACAAGGCAGACATGGTGGGCACCCAGCAGCTGATGCGAGTGTACGGTGCACTCATGTGGTCCCTCGGGAAGGTGTTTGGCACCCCAGAGGTTCTGCGCGTCTACATTGGCTCCTTCTGGTCAGAGCCGCTGATGGTTACAGACAACCGTAAGCTGTttgagctggaggaggaggatctGTTCGCTGACATCCAAAACCTTCCTCGCAATGCAGCTTTACGCAAGCTGAACGACCTGGTCAAGAGGGCGCGTCTGGTTAGG GTCCATGCTCACATCATCAGCTATCTGAAGCAAGAGATGCCTTCTGTCTTCAGGAAGGACAATAAAAAGAAGAATCTGATCTACCAGctgccagttattttctctAAGATACAGCTACAGCACAACATTTCTGCTGGAGACTTCCCAGATTGTGCCAAGATGCAG GAGCAACTGATGGTTCATGATTTCACCAAGTTCAAAACCTTGAAACCTAATCTGATGACAGCCTTGGATGAGTTGCTCTCCGCTGACATTGCCAAACTGATGCCCCTCCTGCGGCAGGAGGAGCTCGAAGCAGGTGAGCAACTAGGTGTGCAGGGTGGAGCCTTCATTGGGACCCGAGCCGGACCGTTCAATGAGGGTGACCCCTTTGCCGAGGAGAACGGAGAGGgatgtgaggaggaggatgattgGGTGGTGACCAAAGACAAGCCCAAATATGATGAAATCTTCTATAACCTCGCTCCCAATGAGGGGAAACTGAGCGGCATCAAGGCTAAGGACTGGATGGTGAGCTCCCGCCTGCCCAACTCGGTGCTGGGTCGCATCTGGAAGCTGTCGGATGTGGACCACGATGGCATGCTGGATGATGAAGAATTTGCTCTGGCCAGCCACCTGATTGAGGTCAAACTGGAGGGCCATGGTCTACCCCCTGAGCTTCCCACACGTCTGATCCCACCTTCCAAACGCAGGCAGAAGGGTTCTGATGCATAG